A region of Triplophysa rosa linkage group LG16, Trosa_1v2, whole genome shotgun sequence DNA encodes the following proteins:
- the LOC130567503 gene encoding uncharacterized protein LOC130567503 isoform X5, which yields MFYFVVQSESMMRRRRKTNPMEEAIQFCLHNKDKNGFEIRFINDFKGRGVFSCSEFERGVFLLEYRGDLISKEESRDDGSLGRLVNDDDINPNCRMKTIRVDGKPHLCLFAIRSICPGEEITYNYGDSEWPWRCKLATVKKQWKPQDTATKKVSREMGQVSLDSADCDALTVVLDKTSSEVQHTMDELNTLSQSEVRDEMDDSVSMDLSVCTPVKELEKVTLEKSQLSLEKQDCVEKKGGEKMSPVKEQLVNTEQSFCAPTEILKQVTLEKSQLSLEKQDCVEKKVGEKVCRHDVISSAISSLDKCAVCVGPVVAFKWIGL from the exons atgttttattttgtggtgCAGTCTGAAAGCATGATGAGGAGAAGAAGAAAAACCAATCCAATGGAGGAGGCTATACAGTTCTGCCTGCATAACAAAGATAAAAATGGATTTGAGATCAGATTTATTAATGACTTTAAAG GGAGAGGTGTATTCAGTTGTTCTGAGTTTGAGAGGGGTGTTTTTCTGTTGGAATACAGAGGAGATCTCATAAGCAAAGAAGAAT CTCGAGATGATGGGTCACTTGGGCGACTTGTGAACGATGATGATATTAACCCAAACTGCAGGATGAAGACCATCCGTGTGGATGGGAAACCTCATCTCTGTTTATTTGCCATAAGAAGCATTTGTCCTGGTGAAGAGATCACATACAATTATGGCGATTCAGAGTGGCCATGGCGATGCAAG ttggCAACTGTAAAGAAGCAGTGGAAACCACAAGACACTGCAACTAAAAAGGTATCCAGAGAG ATGGGGCAGGTGTCATTGGACAGCGCTGACTGTGATGCTCTTACGGTGGTACTTGACAAG ACTTCTAGTGAAGTTCAACACACTATGGATGAATTGAACACTTTATCCCAGTCAGAAGTCAGAGATGAAATGGATGACTCAGTGTCAATGGATTTGAGTGTCTGTACACCTGTTAAAGAACTGGAAAAG GTTACCCTTGAGAAGAGCCAGTTGTCATTAGAGAAGCAGGATTGTGTTGAGAAGAAAGGTGGTGAGAAG ATGTCCCCTGTCAAGGAGCAGTTGGTAAATACGGAGCAGAGCTTTTGTGCACCTACTGAAATACTCAAGCAGGTTACTCTGGAGAAGAGCCAGTTGTCATTAGAGAAGCAGGATTGTGTTGAGAAGAAGGTTGGTGAGAAG GTCTGCAGACATGATGTGATCTCTTCAGCAATATCGAGCTTGGACAAGTGTGCCGTGTGTGTGGGACCTGTTGTGGCATTTAAGTGGATTGGACTGTGA
- the LOC130567503 gene encoding histone-lysine N-methyltransferase SETD5 isoform X2: MFYFVVQSESMMRRRRKTNPMEEAIQFCLHNKDKNGFEIRFINDFKGRGVFSCSEFERGVFLLEYRGDLISKEECERRQRIYHNALKVFMFEFRFNGKFFCVDAARDDGSLGRLVNDDDINPNCRMKTIRVDGKPHLCLFAIRSICPGEEITYNYGDSEWPWRCKLATVKKQWKPQDTATKKVSREMGQVSLDSADCDALTVVLDKTSSEVQHTMDELNTLSQSEVRDEMDDSVSMDLSVCTPVKELEKVTLEKSQLSLEKQDCVEKKGGEKMSPVKEQLVNTEQSFCAPTEILKQVTLEKSQLSLEKQDCVEKKVGEKVCRHDVISSAISSLDKCAVCVGPVVAFKWIGL, from the exons atgttttattttgtggtgCAGTCTGAAAGCATGATGAGGAGAAGAAGAAAAACCAATCCAATGGAGGAGGCTATACAGTTCTGCCTGCATAACAAAGATAAAAATGGATTTGAGATCAGATTTATTAATGACTTTAAAG GGAGAGGTGTATTCAGTTGTTCTGAGTTTGAGAGGGGTGTTTTTCTGTTGGAATACAGAGGAGATCTCATAAGCAAAGAAGAATGTGAGCGGAGGCAAAGAATATATCATAACGCCCTCAAAGTATTCATGTTTGAATTTCGCTTCAATGGCAAATTCTTTTG TGTTGATGCAGCTCGAGATGATGGGTCACTTGGGCGACTTGTGAACGATGATGATATTAACCCAAACTGCAGGATGAAGACCATCCGTGTGGATGGGAAACCTCATCTCTGTTTATTTGCCATAAGAAGCATTTGTCCTGGTGAAGAGATCACATACAATTATGGCGATTCAGAGTGGCCATGGCGATGCAAG ttggCAACTGTAAAGAAGCAGTGGAAACCACAAGACACTGCAACTAAAAAGGTATCCAGAGAG ATGGGGCAGGTGTCATTGGACAGCGCTGACTGTGATGCTCTTACGGTGGTACTTGACAAG ACTTCTAGTGAAGTTCAACACACTATGGATGAATTGAACACTTTATCCCAGTCAGAAGTCAGAGATGAAATGGATGACTCAGTGTCAATGGATTTGAGTGTCTGTACACCTGTTAAAGAACTGGAAAAG GTTACCCTTGAGAAGAGCCAGTTGTCATTAGAGAAGCAGGATTGTGTTGAGAAGAAAGGTGGTGAGAAG ATGTCCCCTGTCAAGGAGCAGTTGGTAAATACGGAGCAGAGCTTTTGTGCACCTACTGAAATACTCAAGCAGGTTACTCTGGAGAAGAGCCAGTTGTCATTAGAGAAGCAGGATTGTGTTGAGAAGAAGGTTGGTGAGAAG GTCTGCAGACATGATGTGATCTCTTCAGCAATATCGAGCTTGGACAAGTGTGCCGTGTGTGTGGGACCTGTTGTGGCATTTAAGTGGATTGGACTGTGA
- the LOC130567503 gene encoding histone-lysine N-methyltransferase SETD5 isoform X3 → MFYFVVQSESMMRRRRKTNPMEEAIQFCLHNKDKNGFEIRFINDFKGRGVFSCSEFERGVFLLEYRGDLISKEECERRQRIYHNALKVFMFEFRFNGKFFCVDAARDDGSLGRLVNDDDINPNCRMKTIRVDGKPHLCLFAIRSICPGEEITYNYGDSEWPWRCKLATVKKQWKPQDTATKKMGQVSLDSADCDALTVVLDKTSSEVQHTMDELNTLSQSEVRDEMDDSVSMDLSVCTPVKELEKVTLEKSQLSLEKQDCVEKKGGEKMSPVKEQLVNTEQSFCAPTEILKQVTLEKSQLSLEKQDCVEKKVGEKVCRHDVISSAISSLDKCAVCVGPVVAFKWIGL, encoded by the exons atgttttattttgtggtgCAGTCTGAAAGCATGATGAGGAGAAGAAGAAAAACCAATCCAATGGAGGAGGCTATACAGTTCTGCCTGCATAACAAAGATAAAAATGGATTTGAGATCAGATTTATTAATGACTTTAAAG GGAGAGGTGTATTCAGTTGTTCTGAGTTTGAGAGGGGTGTTTTTCTGTTGGAATACAGAGGAGATCTCATAAGCAAAGAAGAATGTGAGCGGAGGCAAAGAATATATCATAACGCCCTCAAAGTATTCATGTTTGAATTTCGCTTCAATGGCAAATTCTTTTG TGTTGATGCAGCTCGAGATGATGGGTCACTTGGGCGACTTGTGAACGATGATGATATTAACCCAAACTGCAGGATGAAGACCATCCGTGTGGATGGGAAACCTCATCTCTGTTTATTTGCCATAAGAAGCATTTGTCCTGGTGAAGAGATCACATACAATTATGGCGATTCAGAGTGGCCATGGCGATGCAAG ttggCAACTGTAAAGAAGCAGTGGAAACCACAAGACACTGCAACTAAAAAG ATGGGGCAGGTGTCATTGGACAGCGCTGACTGTGATGCTCTTACGGTGGTACTTGACAAG ACTTCTAGTGAAGTTCAACACACTATGGATGAATTGAACACTTTATCCCAGTCAGAAGTCAGAGATGAAATGGATGACTCAGTGTCAATGGATTTGAGTGTCTGTACACCTGTTAAAGAACTGGAAAAG GTTACCCTTGAGAAGAGCCAGTTGTCATTAGAGAAGCAGGATTGTGTTGAGAAGAAAGGTGGTGAGAAG ATGTCCCCTGTCAAGGAGCAGTTGGTAAATACGGAGCAGAGCTTTTGTGCACCTACTGAAATACTCAAGCAGGTTACTCTGGAGAAGAGCCAGTTGTCATTAGAGAAGCAGGATTGTGTTGAGAAGAAGGTTGGTGAGAAG GTCTGCAGACATGATGTGATCTCTTCAGCAATATCGAGCTTGGACAAGTGTGCCGTGTGTGTGGGACCTGTTGTGGCATTTAAGTGGATTGGACTGTGA
- the LOC130567503 gene encoding histone-lysine N-methyltransferase SETD5 isoform X4, with translation MMRRRRKTNPMEEAIQFCLHNKDKNGFEIRFINDFKGRGVFSCSEFERGVFLLEYRGDLISKEECERRQRIYHNALKVFMFEFRFNGKFFCVDAARDDGSLGRLVNDDDINPNCRMKTIRVDGKPHLCLFAIRSICPGEEITYNYGDSEWPWRCKLATVKKQWKPQDTATKKVSREMGQVSLDSADCDALTVVLDKTSSEVQHTMDELNTLSQSEVRDEMDDSVSMDLSVCTPVKELEKVTLEKSQLSLEKQDCVEKKGGEKMSPVKEQLVNTEQSFCAPTEILKQVTLEKSQLSLEKQDCVEKKVGEKVCRHDVISSAISSLDKCAVCVGPVVAFKWIGL, from the exons ATGATGAGGAGAAGAAGAAAAACCAATCCAATGGAGGAGGCTATACAGTTCTGCCTGCATAACAAAGATAAAAATGGATTTGAGATCAGATTTATTAATGACTTTAAAG GGAGAGGTGTATTCAGTTGTTCTGAGTTTGAGAGGGGTGTTTTTCTGTTGGAATACAGAGGAGATCTCATAAGCAAAGAAGAATGTGAGCGGAGGCAAAGAATATATCATAACGCCCTCAAAGTATTCATGTTTGAATTTCGCTTCAATGGCAAATTCTTTTG TGTTGATGCAGCTCGAGATGATGGGTCACTTGGGCGACTTGTGAACGATGATGATATTAACCCAAACTGCAGGATGAAGACCATCCGTGTGGATGGGAAACCTCATCTCTGTTTATTTGCCATAAGAAGCATTTGTCCTGGTGAAGAGATCACATACAATTATGGCGATTCAGAGTGGCCATGGCGATGCAAG ttggCAACTGTAAAGAAGCAGTGGAAACCACAAGACACTGCAACTAAAAAGGTATCCAGAGAG ATGGGGCAGGTGTCATTGGACAGCGCTGACTGTGATGCTCTTACGGTGGTACTTGACAAG ACTTCTAGTGAAGTTCAACACACTATGGATGAATTGAACACTTTATCCCAGTCAGAAGTCAGAGATGAAATGGATGACTCAGTGTCAATGGATTTGAGTGTCTGTACACCTGTTAAAGAACTGGAAAAG GTTACCCTTGAGAAGAGCCAGTTGTCATTAGAGAAGCAGGATTGTGTTGAGAAGAAAGGTGGTGAGAAG ATGTCCCCTGTCAAGGAGCAGTTGGTAAATACGGAGCAGAGCTTTTGTGCACCTACTGAAATACTCAAGCAGGTTACTCTGGAGAAGAGCCAGTTGTCATTAGAGAAGCAGGATTGTGTTGAGAAGAAGGTTGGTGAGAAG GTCTGCAGACATGATGTGATCTCTTCAGCAATATCGAGCTTGGACAAGTGTGCCGTGTGTGTGGGACCTGTTGTGGCATTTAAGTGGATTGGACTGTGA
- the LOC130567503 gene encoding uncharacterized protein LOC130567503 isoform X1 produces MYCMGMFVRRDLWRHLRRCPSKPRDAGEEQGRTRVLGLATMAESTFSQQISQGVWKLLGVMKHDDISVVVKNDWSILQLAQSFFNKHGHDPTKFEYIRQKLREIGRLLLTLRREFSIYSLEEAVKPAYFYRLIQAVQRVSGYDEESHCYQSPSLALKLGHSLNKICEIIHCRALMSEDKELISSTDTFKKLYSSKWSELISHSALVTLNEAKFNKPSTLPFTKDVQCLHQFLEKSAHAAFEKLKETASPQSYAELVKTTLARIIVFNRRRAGEVSKMLLKSFQERDSTSLHDDVALGLSRFEQKLCSHFSRVEIRGKRGRKVAVLLSPDMVDALTLLVSRRSECGVQDTNGFLFARPHCQSHYRGQDSLRAYASECGAQNPEFLRSTQLRKHVATLSQILNLKNNELDQVADFLGHDIRVHRDYYRLPEATTQLAKISKLLIAMEKGCLPDLQGKSLDDIEIEDEISVNDSEASGPDESDAEDDVSASSSRLVNAAASSDVDVQMHIETAAEVCPENETEIGNPRKGQKVCWSTAEVTAVMKHFKSHITKGKLATLTECQQCKTAEDPVLARRTAQNIRDFVRNRGISMKRKSQNK; encoded by the exons atgtactgtatgggGATGTTTGTACGGAGAGATTTGTGGCGTCATTTGCGAAGATGTCCCTCAAAACCAAGGGATGCTGGTGAAGAGCAAGGGAGGACCAGGGTTTTGGGTCTGGCAACTATGGCAGAGTCTACATTCAGTCAGCAGATCTCTCAAGGAGTTTGGAAGCTTTTGGGTGTGATGAAGCACGATGACATTtctgttgttgttaaaaatgaCTGGAGTATTCTTCAGCTTGCACAGTCGTTCTTTAACAAACATGGACATGACCCAACAAAGTTTGAGTACATCCGACAGAAACTACGTGAAATTGGAAGATTGTTGTTGACATTGCGTAGAGAGTTCTCTATTTACAGTCTTGAAGAAGCTGTGAAACCTGCTTATTTCTATCGACTTATTCAAGCAGTCCAGAGGGTGTCTGGCTATGATGAAGAGAGTCACTGCTACCAAAGCCCAAGTCTTGCACTCAAACTAGGTCATTCGTTGAATAAGATCTGTGAAATCATTCATTGCAGGGCACTCATGTCTGAAGACAAGGAATTGATTTCCTCAACAGATACCTTCAAAAAGCTCTACTCCTCAAAGTGGTCCGAGTTGATCTCCCACTCTGCACTTGTCACACTGAATGAGGCCAAATTTAACAAGCCATCGACACTGCCTTTCACCAAAGATGTACAGTGTCTTCATCAGTTCCTTGAGAAGAGCGCACATGCTGCCTTTGAGAAACTAAAAGAGACTGCGTCACCTCAGAGCTATGCCGAACTAGTCAAAACAACTCTGGCAagaattattgtttttaatcgCCGGCGTGCCGGAGAGGTGTCAAAAATGCTGCTTAAAAGCTTTCAAGAAAGGGATAGTACTTCTCTTCATGATGATGTTGCCCTGGGCCTTAGCAGGTTTGAACAGAAACTCTGCAGCCATTTCAGTCGAGTTGAGATCAGGGGGAAAAGAGGAAGAAAGGTGGCCGTTCTTCTTTCACCTGATATGGTGGATGCATTGACGCTGCTGGTCAGCAGGAGAAGTGAGTGTGGGGTGCAGGACACCAACGGTTTCTTGTTTGCTAGACCTCACTGCCAAAGTCATTACAGAGGCCAGGACTCTCTGAGGGCCTACGCAAGTGAATGTGGAGCTCAGAATCCAGAGTTTCTGCGATCAACACAGCTGCGCAAACATGTCGCTACTCTCTCACAAATCCTCAACttgaaaaataatgaattggACCAGGTTGCCGATTTCTTAGGGCATGATATCCGTGTGCATCGCGACTATTACAGGCTGCCAGAAGCCACTACTCAGCTGGCTAAGATATCAAAATTGCTGATAGCTATGGAGAAGGGCTGTCTTCCTGATCTCCAGGGCAAATCCCTCGACGACATTGAGATTGAAG ATGAGATTAGTGTGAATGATTCTGAAGCCAGTGGTCCTGATGAAAGTGATGCTGAGGATGATGTTTCTGCTTCCTCCAGTCGTCTTGTAAATGCTGCTGCCTCTAGTGATGTTG ATGTTCAGATGCACATTGAAACAGCTGCTGAAGTTTGTCCAG AGAATGAGACTGAGATTGGGAACCCACGAAAAGGTCAAAAAGTGTGCTGGTCAACTGCTGAGGTTACGGCTGtgatgaaacattttaaatcgcACATAACCAAAGGAAAACTGGCCACACTGACTGAATGCCAGCAGTGTAAGACTGCTGAGGATCCTGTTTTGGCAAGGCGCACTGCACAAAACATAAGAGATTTCGTACGAAACCGAGGGATTAGTATGAAAAGAAAATCTCAAAATAAGTGA